A single Elusimicrobiaceae bacterium DNA region contains:
- the tsaE gene encoding tRNA (adenosine(37)-N6)-threonylcarbamoyltransferase complex ATPase subunit type 1 TsaE codes for MILWKKKDSSIFKSRSEEDTRRLAAFLAELLSGGEVIFLRGPIGAGKTTFVKGVAEALGMPASPVSASFSLLKQYRNGAMTVYHIDLFRLKSADMANLGFEEMLENEKAVILAEWPDPIADMLPRDRLEISFELLKGDGRRIAAESHGEVSGRLLDSLKNSFE; via the coding sequence GTGATATTGTGGAAGAAGAAGGATTCGAGCATTTTTAAATCCCGGTCGGAAGAGGATACCCGGCGGCTGGCGGCGTTTCTGGCGGAACTGCTGTCCGGCGGAGAAGTGATTTTTCTGCGCGGCCCGATAGGCGCCGGCAAAACCACGTTCGTGAAAGGCGTGGCGGAAGCGCTGGGAATGCCGGCCAGCCCGGTGAGCGCGAGCTTCTCGCTTTTGAAACAGTACCGCAACGGCGCCATGACGGTTTACCATATTGACCTGTTTCGTCTGAAATCGGCCGATATGGCCAATCTGGGCTTTGAGGAAATGCTGGAGAATGAAAAAGCCGTCATACTGGCCGAATGGCCCGATCCCATAGCCGATATGCTGCCCCGTGACAGGCTGGAAATATCGTTTGAACTGCTTAAAGGCGACGGCCGGCGCATAGCGGCGGAGTCGCACGGCGAGGTAAGCGGGCGGCTGCTTGATTCGCTGAAAAATTCTTTTGAGTAA